The Bacteroidota bacterium genome has a segment encoding these proteins:
- a CDS encoding DUF4918 family protein, whose amino-acid sequence MPTISEQIVNFYSALDIQFSLPEGIEVMNPFKTMEVKRIINSFYSRFFNDNNKRIMILGINPGRFGGGVTGIPFTDPIRLEKQCGIANTFNKKPELSSVFIYDVISAFGGPEQFYSIFYISAISPLGFLKDGKNYNYYDSKELLIKLHDFIGKCFMEQMDFGITTDICFCLGAGRNLEVLKTLNEDLSLFNNIYSLPHPRWIMQYRQKRRGEFVKLYVDALKTI is encoded by the coding sequence ATGCCAACAATTTCTGAACAAATTGTTAATTTTTACTCTGCTCTGGATATACAATTCTCCTTGCCTGAAGGCATTGAGGTGATGAATCCTTTTAAAACTATGGAAGTCAAACGGATCATTAACTCCTTTTATTCACGATTTTTTAATGATAACAATAAAAGGATAATGATACTTGGAATTAATCCGGGCAGATTTGGAGGAGGGGTGACCGGTATTCCATTTACTGATCCCATCCGGCTTGAAAAGCAATGCGGTATCGCAAATACCTTCAATAAAAAACCGGAACTCTCATCTGTATTCATTTATGATGTCATCAGTGCATTTGGCGGCCCGGAGCAATTTTATTCCATATTTTATATAAGCGCTATAAGCCCTCTTGGTTTTCTGAAAGATGGCAAGAATTATAATTATTATGATAGTAAGGAACTCCTTATAAAACTGCACGATTTTATCGGAAAGTGTTTTATGGAACAGATGGATTTTGGCATAACAACTGACATTTGCTTTTGCCTTGGAGCTGGAAGAAATCTTGAGGTGCTGAAGACCCTGAATGAAGATCTATCGCTTTTCAACAATATTTATTCTCTGCCTCATCCACGATGGATTATGCAGTATAGACAGAAAAGGAGGGGAGAATTCGTGAAATTGTACGTTGATGCTCTAAAGACCATTTGA